The genomic region AGCAATTTGTAAGAATCTCAGCAATAGATGCCCTTTGCTAAAAGCAAATGTTGTGCACCCTAGGGATAAGACTGCGTAAAAGGTTCACAATCCACAAATCTTTCGATCACCTGCTTGTTTCTAGTTCTGGGATTAGTTAACTCAGTTACCAACGAAGTAATTTCAGGCTTTCTACTTTACACAATACCAATCAAATTCATCAGAGAGTATCTTTGTACCTACTCTACCACGAAGAAGCTAGGTAATTTAGCAAAAAAGGCAACTGTGTAAAAACACATTAGTGCTAGTTTCATTGGAATCTGATTCCTTCCCACCACTGTTGGAGTCTACAATGCATCGGTTGACAAGTTTAGTGGCAGTGCCCATCAGGTAGCTAGCAGGTTGTACTTCATTTAGAGAAGGGGGTGACACAAGAATAGTTCTGTTAGGAAAGAAAGAGGGAGGAATACCATCTCAGAGTAGTTAGAGCCGCGCCACTCCATGGGTACGGCAGCAGCGATGCAATCGGTGGACGTCCAAGAGTCCTCCTTGACACCATCGCCATCCCGGACTCTGCTTCCATACCCATGAGCCAATGGCGGCTGCTCAGCCTCAAGGGCTGCGAGTCATAATCACCAAATAACAATTAAAAATTAATTATTTCTATGCAAGTCTACATATATATTTTAGTGGCTTTTGCAGAGTTCATAGCTCCAATATATCTATAGGGAAGCTTACAAAAACAATAATCATATCGTACTAACTTCACAAAATTGGTTCAAAAGATTGTATGGTGAGAACAGCTTATAGGATTTATTTTGCATGGTTGATGACTTGGAGCACGCAACAAGAACTCCATACATTTTGTTCAAGTATTGATTCAACAAATGTTTTGTGTGCGCTCCTTTTATCATGAAACCATAACTGGACATGTAGTAAAAGTCCCCTAGAAATCAAATTTCTAAACTGCACATCATGTAACATTGATGAGTATGTAACAGTAAAAAATTCTTATTTTGTGGAAGGGACATGATTTATTTTACTACCTAAGGTCAGCCCGCTATATCAGCACAATAGGGCAAGAAACCAAAATCATAACAGAGAGATAGAAGGGATTGTGAAATTCCAAAACACAATCAGTCTATCGTGAAACATAAAATTAGTAAACAAATAAGTAATGAACTTGTACAAGAAACAAGGAACGAGAAAGAGAACCATATACTTTGGCGATATGTTGTACCCAATATCAACCATCTTCCTGGTGTGCAGCTTGATGCAGGGGCGGTGGAGAAATAGCAATTTGTCAAACACCATGAGGGCATCGACTCTAACCAAGAAATTAGAGTGGAAGAGTACGAATCCACCTGCAGAACGTGTACTCGTAGAGTGTTATGCTGCCTGGCCTGACACCACACCATCCTCTATCGAAGAGTCAACGCCATTGAGCTAATTTAGGAGGAGCAGTGGGGTTGAGGGGCAGAAGTTCAGCAGCATGGTGCGAGACAGGAGCTGCGCTATAGAACCACGTAGAGGAGACTGACCTTGTGTAGGAGCAGCATCCGCGGCCTCAGGGCACTCCACTGGGGCGCCATAGCGACAGGAGGGCTCCGCGTCGTCGCGCACCCAGCCGTTCATGGCGCTGTCGTCCGCTCGCACCTGCAAAGGATTTCGCAACGCCGTGTCGTATCCCTTCGTCAGCCGCGCCCGTCGGTCGTCgccctgctccggcgagctcctgcctAGGTCGTCGCACCTTCCTTCCTTTGTCGCTTGTCGCTTCTTCTCTCCTCACCTCCTTGTCTCGTTTCTGCCCGAGAAGCCGCGCTCCGGCCTTCCTCGCCGTCACCGGCGACACCGCCGCGCCGCCCACCTTCGAATCCGCCTCCCCAGCCCCTGACGCGCACGGATCCGGCCCCTCcaagctccagccgccgccgccgccctgggcACTTCCTCGTCCCTTACCtctggccgccgcctcccctcctgtTTTT from Triticum aestivum cultivar Chinese Spring chromosome 4A, IWGSC CS RefSeq v2.1, whole genome shotgun sequence harbors:
- the LOC123083875 gene encoding uncharacterized protein encodes the protein MAPQWSALRPRMLLLHKVDSYSSTLISWLESMPSWCLTNCYFSTAPASSCTPGRWLILGTTYRQTLEAEQPPLAHGYGSRVRDGDGVKEDSWTSTDCIAAAVPMEWRGSNYSEMGDKTCQLCGRDEIIGAEESVLQQNLKLPKMDDVWFWWKDHLPFLLFIIQRDNFLILC